In the genome of Candidatus Paceibacterota bacterium, one region contains:
- a CDS encoding 2OG-Fe(II) oxygenase family protein — MELVVKRRIMETSIDDLKTKGFVTMSYPRGLREAVKKAAESWKRFYNLPLEVKKALPYSNNADGVGYEYKEGIGNKADRKENFDVTLAGKKWLEENAGHIGNPIALEFIEDVTRLVPILKPLVSHFVWQVEQSYGVDGLVEEVTTGEDAFFVRFIHYFGDREVGEETASAHTDQSGFTPHLFESSPGLECLTYEGKWIPMPVSEGETVVIPSMQLQLKSQGTLKALCHRVVATVETAEQGRDSAVCFVQMKKTPKYDKDKCGRLQEKEPGFNYSMSHFDFSNLFKK; from the coding sequence ATGGAATTAGTAGTTAAAAGGAGAATTATGGAAACTTCGATTGATGATTTGAAAACAAAAGGCTTCGTCACTATGTCGTACCCACGGGGCTTACGCGAAGCAGTCAAAAAGGCTGCAGAATCTTGGAAGAGGTTTTACAACTTGCCTCTTGAAGTGAAGAAAGCCCTTCCTTATAGCAACAATGCTGACGGAGTCGGCTACGAATACAAAGAAGGTATTGGCAACAAAGCTGATCGTAAAGAGAATTTCGACGTAACCTTGGCCGGCAAGAAATGGCTTGAGGAAAACGCGGGTCACATCGGTAATCCCATCGCTCTTGAATTCATCGAGGACGTAACTCGCTTGGTGCCTATTCTGAAGCCCTTGGTCAGTCATTTTGTGTGGCAAGTGGAGCAGTCGTATGGAGTGGATGGGCTGGTGGAAGAGGTGACCACGGGTGAAGATGCTTTCTTCGTGCGTTTTATCCACTATTTTGGTGATAGGGAGGTTGGTGAAGAGACTGCCTCCGCCCACACTGACCAAAGTGGCTTCACTCCTCATCTTTTCGAAAGTTCTCCTGGGCTAGAGTGCCTTACTTATGAGGGTAAATGGATTCCGATGCCGGTCTCTGAAGGAGAGACGGTGGTCATCCCATCTATGCAACTCCAACTAAAGTCACAAGGCACACTGAAAGCCCTTTGTCATAGAGTAGTTGCTACCGTAGAGACAGCAGAACAGGGTAGAGACTCGGCTGTGTGTTTTGTCCAAATGAAAAAGACTCCGAAGTACGACAAGGACAAGTGCGGTCGTCTTCAGGAGAAAGAGCCCGGGTTCAACTACTCCATGAGCCACTTCGATTTCAGCAACCTCTTCAAGAAATAA